A portion of the Acidisarcina polymorpha genome contains these proteins:
- a CDS encoding nuclear transport factor 2 family protein has protein sequence MDLLFSEKNKAIALVAFDTLFNRRDYEAAERFWSPNYIQHSAHIPAGRDGLFNLIKSLPPTLRYENQLVVADGDTVITHGRFSGIGLPASWITADIMTIKDGVLVEHWDVIQDEATKLQSQSGNPMFGSSFPS, from the coding sequence ATGGACCTGCTTTTTTCGGAAAAGAATAAAGCCATTGCTCTCGTAGCTTTTGACACGCTCTTCAACAGACGGGACTATGAGGCAGCTGAAAGGTTCTGGTCACCCAATTACATCCAACACAGCGCTCATATTCCTGCCGGCCGGGACGGCCTCTTCAACCTGATCAAGAGTCTACCGCCAACGCTCCGCTACGAGAATCAGCTCGTCGTCGCAGATGGCGACACCGTGATCACGCACGGGCGGTTCTCCGGCATAGGCCTGCCAGCAAGCTGGATAACGGCGGACATTATGACGATCAAAGATGGAGTACTGGTGGAACACTGGGATGTGATCCAGGATGAGGCGACAAAGCTGCAGTCTCAGAGCGGCAATCCCATGTTCGGCTCCAGCTTTCCTTCCTAG
- a CDS encoding HNH endonuclease, whose amino-acid sequence MKKGTQRAMHCRCGNPKILAVGLCATCYTLKRQDEEYFGGLREAVLKRDGHRCRVCGKPGGRKRSLAVHHRIAGKSELDLMITLCLAHHAMVTRTLVLLEDWPKLLRVLWREQHPEAHEQTALDFRVLGPAAEQSELLEPPRSIVWNYKR is encoded by the coding sequence ATGAAGAAGGGAACTCAACGTGCCATGCATTGCCGCTGCGGGAATCCGAAGATTCTTGCAGTGGGCCTCTGTGCCACCTGCTATACGCTCAAGCGCCAGGATGAGGAGTATTTCGGTGGGCTGCGTGAGGCCGTGCTGAAGCGAGACGGCCACCGCTGCCGCGTGTGCGGCAAACCTGGAGGCCGGAAGCGAAGCCTTGCTGTTCATCACCGCATTGCCGGCAAGTCTGAGTTGGATTTGATGATTACGTTATGCCTGGCGCACCATGCCATGGTGACGCGCACCTTGGTTCTGCTCGAAGACTGGCCGAAATTGCTGCGCGTCCTCTGGCGTGAGCAGCATCCGGAAGCTCATGAACAAACGGCTCTCGATTTTCGAGTTCTTGGTCCTGCCGCCGAACAATCCGAACTCTTGGAGCCCCCTCGTTCAATCGTCTGGAACTATAAACGATAA
- a CDS encoding general stress protein, whose translation MNQANSVVCICETHEQVQRAMYNLRAAGVDTGTLSIASKDTSADRLDVDVDYYDVGDETFAIPGLGFLLVSGPLGSWIVTAFDNGAGGGGVSVVGAALATLGIAHEDILHYEAALKNNSYVLVVHGSPDAVAAALKVIGGTTHCSHTIHGEKVFDTVHGTSLLGEAVYTSQA comes from the coding sequence ATGAATCAAGCAAATTCGGTTGTATGCATCTGTGAAACGCATGAGCAAGTGCAACGCGCTATGTACAACTTGCGAGCTGCCGGCGTCGATACGGGAACCCTTTCGATTGCCTCCAAGGACACCTCTGCAGATCGGCTCGATGTCGATGTCGATTACTACGATGTTGGCGATGAGACCTTCGCCATTCCTGGCTTAGGTTTCCTGCTGGTAAGCGGCCCTCTGGGTTCGTGGATTGTCACCGCCTTTGACAACGGAGCAGGCGGAGGAGGCGTCAGCGTAGTGGGTGCAGCACTCGCAACGCTCGGTATCGCACATGAAGACATTCTCCACTATGAGGCTGCGCTCAAGAACAACAGCTATGTTCTCGTCGTACATGGCTCACCGGATGCTGTTGCCGCGGCCTTGAAGGTGATTGGTGGGACCACACACTGTTCCCATACGATTCACGGCGAAAAGGTCTTCGACACGGTACATGGAACCAGCCTTCTTGGCGAGGCCGTCTATACCTCCCAGGCTTGA
- the ltrA gene encoding group II intron reverse transcriptase/maturase, with translation MHENRETSEAPAGNSSRTAGKGSGRKARMNVPEESDSGVLPMNHSNKIEQSMAESEEGRPLIKENIHQSSTRPTQSGARVSQGLAGVRKAAREHKERKFTTLLHHVTVDLLRDSFGSLKRKAAPGVDGMTWQEYEAGLEGRLADLHSRVHRGAYRALPSRRVYIEKGDGRKRPLGIAAVEDKIVQHAVVTILNQIYEEDFLGFSYGFRPGRSQHKALDALFYALVKRKVNYVLDADIQGFFDNLDKAWMIKFVEHRVADRRILRLIQKWLKAGVMEDGKWSDTETGTPQGSVISPLLANIYLHYVFDLWVDVWRKKCARGEVIVLRYADDIVLGFQWGTDADRFRKSLEERLGKFRLELHPEKTRRIEFGRYAEQNRKRRGEGKPETFDFLGFTHISGKNGNGSYAVRRMTIRKRMRKKLQEIKQQLRMRMHDPVPETGAWLRSVVQGYFHYYAVPGNLDSLGLFRERVLRYWGQALKRRSQRHRYAWARRLKLAAQWLPTPRVMHPWPLDRFAATHPR, from the coding sequence ATGCACGAGAACCGGGAGACCTCGGAGGCTCCTGCTGGCAACAGTAGCAGGACGGCGGGTAAAGGCTCAGGCCGTAAGGCCCGCATGAACGTCCCCGAGGAGTCGGACAGCGGCGTATTACCTATGAATCATTCGAACAAAATCGAGCAGTCGATGGCGGAGAGTGAGGAGGGAAGGCCGCTGATCAAGGAGAACATCCATCAGTCCAGCACGCGCCCGACACAGAGCGGGGCACGCGTGTCACAGGGGCTGGCGGGTGTGCGGAAAGCAGCAAGGGAACACAAGGAGAGGAAGTTCACCACTCTGCTTCACCACGTCACAGTCGATCTGCTAAGGGACAGCTTCGGTTCTCTGAAGCGCAAGGCTGCACCCGGCGTGGATGGGATGACGTGGCAGGAGTATGAAGCTGGGCTGGAGGGTCGGCTTGCCGATCTGCACAGCCGGGTGCATCGCGGCGCGTATCGGGCGCTTCCATCGAGAAGGGTTTACATCGAGAAAGGCGACGGACGGAAACGTCCGCTCGGGATCGCGGCAGTGGAGGACAAGATCGTCCAGCACGCAGTGGTCACCATCCTCAACCAGATTTATGAGGAGGACTTCCTCGGCTTCTCGTACGGTTTTCGTCCGGGACGCAGCCAGCATAAGGCGCTGGATGCGTTGTTTTATGCGCTCGTGAAGAGGAAGGTGAACTACGTACTTGATGCCGACATCCAGGGCTTCTTCGATAACCTCGACAAAGCGTGGATGATCAAGTTCGTCGAGCATCGCGTCGCCGACCGACGCATCCTGCGCCTGATCCAGAAATGGCTCAAGGCCGGGGTGATGGAGGACGGGAAATGGTCGGACACGGAGACAGGTACTCCGCAGGGGTCGGTGATCTCACCGCTCCTTGCCAACATCTATCTCCACTATGTGTTCGATCTCTGGGTGGACGTCTGGCGCAAGAAGTGTGCGCGAGGCGAGGTGATCGTTCTCCGCTATGCGGACGACATCGTCCTCGGCTTCCAGTGGGGTACGGACGCAGACCGTTTCCGCAAGAGCTTGGAAGAACGGCTGGGGAAGTTCAGACTGGAGCTGCACCCGGAAAAGACGCGCCGGATCGAATTCGGGCGGTATGCCGAACAGAACCGGAAACGAAGAGGAGAAGGCAAGCCGGAGACCTTCGACTTCCTTGGCTTCACGCATATCAGCGGGAAGAATGGGAACGGGTCTTATGCCGTGCGGCGCATGACGATCCGCAAGCGCATGCGAAAGAAGCTGCAAGAGATCAAGCAGCAACTCAGGATGCGCATGCATGATCCCGTGCCTGAGACCGGCGCGTGGCTCAGGTCAGTTGTACAGGGGTACTTCCACTACTACGCTGTGCCCGGAAATCTCGATAGCCTCGGGCTTTTCCGGGAACGCGTGCTCCGCTACTGGGGGCAAGCGCTGAAGCGCCGTAGTCAGAGACACCGGTACGCCTGGGCGCGTCGTCTCAAACTGGCCGCACAATGGCTTCCTACACCTCGCGTGATGCATCCTTGGCCCCTTGACCGCTTCGCCGCCACTCATCCGAGATAG
- a CDS encoding Crp/Fnr family transcriptional regulator, which produces MKDPAAPVLFNAATYLANAGLGRRIVHLKAKDVFFVQGSTCESVYYLQKGRAKLTIVSAAGKEATISLLSEGDFIGEECVAGVAGPRLATATAVTACTAMKTERKEIIRALHEEHAFSDFFVSFLLAKAIKTQADLVDQLFNSSEKRLARILLLMAEFGQPGAQETLIPKISQETLADMIGTTRSRVSFFMNRFRKLGYIQYKDRIRVHKSLLNVILHDQPSGENSQKASLLDSRRDQSDAAKRSQELGRLTL; this is translated from the coding sequence ATGAAGGACCCGGCAGCTCCTGTGCTTTTCAATGCAGCCACCTACCTCGCAAACGCTGGGCTGGGTCGCAGGATAGTGCACCTGAAAGCCAAAGATGTCTTCTTTGTTCAAGGGAGCACCTGCGAGTCCGTCTACTACCTGCAGAAGGGGCGAGCGAAACTAACGATCGTTTCTGCAGCTGGCAAGGAAGCGACGATCAGCCTTCTCTCGGAGGGTGACTTCATTGGTGAGGAATGCGTCGCTGGGGTAGCCGGGCCGCGCTTAGCGACCGCCACGGCCGTTACTGCCTGTACCGCAATGAAGACGGAGAGAAAAGAGATCATTCGCGCACTTCATGAGGAGCATGCATTTTCTGACTTCTTCGTATCCTTCTTACTGGCGAAAGCCATAAAGACGCAGGCCGATCTGGTTGACCAGCTCTTCAATTCAAGCGAAAAGCGCCTTGCACGCATCTTGCTGCTGATGGCTGAATTTGGCCAGCCGGGCGCTCAGGAGACGTTGATTCCGAAGATTTCTCAGGAAACCCTTGCGGATATGATCGGCACTACGCGATCTCGTGTCAGCTTCTTCATGAATCGGTTCCGGAAGCTTGGCTACATCCAATATAAGGACAGGATTCGAGTCCATAAATCCCTGCTCAACGTAATTCTGCACGACCAGCCATCAGGAGAAAACTCCCAGAAGGCCTCTCTTCTTGACAGTCGTCGTGACCAGTCAGACGCCGCGAAGCGTAGCCAGGAACTGGGCCGCCTTACTCTGTAA
- a CDS encoding VOC family protein encodes MPNIDNLKKQAKQYLRWHRERYYPVAAQIRSTLPRFSSMGDLEILESGFKLADAQELVARQEGFDKWQALISGADPMSDTPKQTPSLPIFAFIEAQLFVANFQRSCDFYTEKLGFKVEFVYGDPPFYGQLSRDNARLNLRLVFEPVFVGDVRKREGLLSASITVATASEIKQLFLDFKGAEVPFQQALKKEPWGSRTFVVADLDGNLILFAGPAD; translated from the coding sequence ATGCCGAACATCGACAACCTTAAGAAGCAAGCCAAACAGTATCTGCGCTGGCACCGTGAACGGTATTACCCCGTCGCGGCTCAGATCAGGTCCACGCTGCCTCGATTCAGTTCGATGGGAGACTTGGAAATACTGGAATCAGGTTTCAAGCTCGCGGATGCCCAGGAGCTTGTTGCGCGACAAGAGGGATTCGACAAGTGGCAGGCGCTCATATCAGGAGCAGATCCCATGAGCGATACACCTAAGCAGACACCGTCCCTTCCTATTTTCGCCTTCATCGAAGCGCAACTCTTCGTTGCGAATTTTCAACGATCATGCGACTTCTACACAGAGAAGCTTGGCTTCAAAGTGGAATTCGTCTACGGCGATCCGCCATTCTATGGGCAGCTTAGTCGCGACAACGCCCGATTGAACTTGCGGCTAGTTTTTGAACCCGTTTTTGTTGGTGACGTTCGCAAGCGGGAAGGTTTGCTCTCCGCTTCAATCACAGTTGCCACGGCGAGCGAAATCAAGCAGTTGTTCTTAGACTTCAAGGGCGCAGAAGTTCCATTTCAACAAGCATTGAAGAAGGAACCGTGGGGCAGCAGAACCTTTGTTGTTGCGGATCTGGACGGCAACCTGATTCTCTTTGCAGGACCCGCCGACTAG
- a CDS encoding SDR family oxidoreductase: protein MKIIGNTIFITGGGSGIGRGLAEALHKLGNKVIISGRRKGHLDATTAANPGMQSVELDIEDPANIASVTSKLIQDYPKLNVLINNAGIMEVDDASGHVSEELLTSTVTTNIMGPIRVTSALIEHLKQQEDATVVYNTSILAFVPLALTAVYSATKAALHSYVLSQRYMLKKSSVRVIEIAPPWVQTDLLNSNEEPRAMPLADFIRETIEALSVDTDEALVKSVLSLRSNPGPNEGIVVNRFNDMMLQPQA from the coding sequence ATGAAAATCATAGGAAATACGATCTTCATCACCGGTGGCGGGTCCGGTATCGGACGTGGTCTAGCCGAAGCCTTGCACAAGCTGGGGAACAAGGTGATCATTTCGGGGCGCCGTAAGGGTCACCTCGATGCGACCACAGCGGCCAACCCGGGTATGCAGTCTGTCGAGCTGGACATAGAAGATCCTGCCAACATCGCGTCTGTGACTTCGAAGTTGATCCAGGACTACCCTAAACTCAACGTGTTGATTAACAACGCCGGAATCATGGAGGTTGATGATGCATCCGGTCATGTAAGCGAGGAGTTGCTCACATCTACCGTGACGACCAACATCATGGGGCCGATTCGTGTGACGTCGGCGCTCATCGAGCACCTCAAGCAACAAGAAGATGCGACGGTTGTTTACAACACCTCGATTCTCGCCTTTGTGCCTCTGGCTTTAACGGCGGTCTATTCCGCGACCAAGGCTGCACTCCACTCCTACGTCTTGTCACAGCGCTACATGCTGAAGAAGAGCTCCGTGCGTGTCATCGAGATCGCGCCGCCCTGGGTTCAGACGGATCTGCTCAACAGCAATGAAGAACCTCGCGCGATGCCTCTTGCGGACTTTATCCGTGAAACGATAGAAGCTCTTTCCGTAGATACAGACGAAGCACTTGTGAAAAGCGTTCTATCGCTCCGCAGCAATCCCGGGCCGAACGAGGGCATTGTTGTAAACCGATTCAACGACATGATGCTCCAGCCGCAGGCTTGA
- a CDS encoding MlaD family protein, with protein sequence MNQRNLWVGILVAVAIVLFGTGLFLIGSQHRAFRHHVVFYSDLANVDGIGKGAKVRVNGMDAGEVENISIPSRPSQKFRIKLKLDERLHGLIREDSLVSIETEGLVGDKFLLVRSGTDQSPEAPASFTLPSKEPFEIGKMLDKADGLIAQMGGTITQVNGTIADVQGHLDGALGAVTTTVNNTNGIVTDIRHGKGTAGVLLEDPATAANVRHIVTNTQQVTQSLQATAEQVNGIVQDVQQRQLVAKIDDTINSAKSASQQLDQASRHVNTTLQTALGPDQYGRDGGVNLRQSLTNVNDASGNLADDTEALKHEFFFRGFFKSRGYDNLDQIPVQPYRNRKIFRKLSEDRQWIDAPALFTENPDGTETLSAAGRLQLDNDAARIDGLHDSPLIVEGYADAGTPADQLIGSRERAALVRTYLQHRFQIAPKNTGIIGLSATPPRAAGKSTWNGICLVHLSKSK encoded by the coding sequence GTGAATCAACGCAATCTATGGGTCGGCATTCTCGTCGCGGTCGCCATCGTCCTCTTCGGCACGGGTCTCTTCTTAATAGGGAGTCAGCATCGAGCCTTTCGCCACCACGTCGTTTTCTACAGCGATCTCGCCAATGTCGATGGCATCGGCAAGGGTGCCAAGGTGCGCGTCAACGGCATGGACGCAGGAGAAGTCGAAAATATCTCCATTCCCTCCCGGCCGTCGCAGAAGTTCCGTATCAAGCTCAAGCTGGATGAGCGTCTTCATGGCCTCATTCGCGAGGATTCCCTCGTATCCATAGAGACGGAGGGCCTCGTCGGTGACAAGTTCCTCCTCGTGCGCAGCGGCACAGATCAGTCCCCCGAGGCTCCTGCGAGCTTCACTCTGCCAAGCAAAGAGCCGTTTGAGATCGGCAAGATGCTCGATAAGGCCGACGGCCTTATCGCGCAAATGGGCGGCACCATCACGCAGGTCAATGGCACCATTGCCGACGTCCAGGGCCACCTCGATGGCGCTCTCGGCGCGGTCACCACCACGGTCAACAACACGAACGGCATCGTAACCGACATCCGCCACGGCAAAGGTACCGCTGGCGTCCTGCTCGAAGACCCCGCTACCGCGGCAAACGTCCGCCATATCGTCACCAACACCCAACAGGTGACCCAGAGCCTCCAAGCTACTGCGGAGCAGGTCAACGGTATCGTGCAAGACGTCCAGCAACGCCAACTCGTCGCGAAGATCGATGACACCATCAATAGTGCAAAGAGCGCTTCACAGCAACTCGATCAGGCTTCGCGTCACGTCAATACGACGCTGCAGACTGCGCTCGGTCCAGACCAGTACGGGAGAGACGGCGGCGTCAACTTGCGTCAGTCCCTCACTAACGTCAACGATGCCAGTGGCAATCTTGCCGACGATACAGAGGCCCTCAAGCATGAGTTCTTCTTCAGGGGTTTCTTTAAGAGTCGCGGCTATGACAATCTGGACCAGATTCCGGTTCAGCCCTACCGCAACCGGAAGATATTCCGCAAGCTCTCGGAAGACCGGCAGTGGATTGACGCCCCGGCCCTGTTCACAGAAAACCCGGACGGGACCGAGACCCTTTCCGCCGCCGGTCGCCTGCAGTTGGACAACGACGCCGCCCGCATTGACGGGCTGCACGACTCACCGCTCATCGTGGAAGGTTATGCTGACGCCGGTACCCCAGCGGATCAGCTCATTGGCTCACGCGAGCGCGCTGCGCTCGTTCGCACCTACCTGCAGCATCGTTTTCAGATCGCACCAAAAAATACCGGCATTATCGGTCTAAGTGCCACACCGCCTAGAGCCGCCGGTAAATCCACCTGGAACGGCATCTGCCTAGTCCACCTCAGCAAGTCCAAGTAG
- a CDS encoding recombinase family protein translates to MVKAREPNATQKPRHPPKGQLVGYVRVSTFDQNENRQLEGVQIDRVFLDKASGKDVNRPQLELMLGFVREGDTIVCHSMDRLGRNLDDLRRMVLGLTARGVHVRFVKESLIFTGEDSPMANLLLSVMGAFAQFERELIRERQREGIELAKKAGAYRGRKHSLTMDRAAELRLRLSEGESKSSLAREFGVDRTTVYRYAKNTTGGRA, encoded by the coding sequence ATGGTGAAGGCTAGAGAACCTAACGCAACACAAAAGCCCCGGCACCCTCCGAAGGGGCAGCTCGTCGGCTACGTGCGGGTTAGCACCTTCGACCAGAACGAAAATCGCCAGCTCGAAGGCGTACAGATTGATCGGGTGTTTCTGGATAAGGCTTCGGGAAAGGACGTGAACCGTCCGCAGCTCGAACTCATGCTCGGCTTCGTCCGTGAAGGCGACACCATTGTGTGCCACTCGATGGACCGGCTCGGCCGCAATCTGGACGATCTGCGGAGGATGGTTCTTGGCCTGACTGCGCGCGGCGTCCATGTCCGGTTCGTCAAAGAAAGCCTCATCTTCACCGGAGAAGATTCCCCGATGGCTAACCTGCTGCTGAGCGTGATGGGGGCCTTCGCACAGTTTGAGCGTGAGCTGATTCGCGAGAGGCAGCGGGAGGGAATCGAGCTGGCGAAGAAGGCCGGCGCATACCGGGGCCGGAAGCATTCGCTGACGATGGACCGGGCGGCGGAGTTGCGGCTACGTCTCAGTGAAGGTGAAAGCAAATCGTCTCTGGCGAGAGAGTTCGGGGTGGACCGGACGACGGTCTATCGTTATGCCAAGAATACGACCGGAGGTCGAGCATGA
- a CDS encoding response regulator codes for MTQSPRAHVKIARILVVDDDEMVRFSLCKILEGHGFDVVCAKDVNEALLHISSAKFDVLLSDLHMPGAGDGLTVVSAMRHANPEAVTLLLSAFPEMSAAANAILMQTDEILVKPMKVGDLVEAIQQRLAKGPLHKRRVESLGAVLERTAADCIDDWFAAVETEAVLTAIPLDRKLRCAHLPHLFRDLTRRLHADKPLGTKELVSTSAVQHGIDRRRQGYTASMMVEESRILQVNIFHTLQENVGVLDFSVLMKGIMTIADEVDSQLSQTMKSFTAEMESLPIPVWMQAASDSGEDAKGVVAP; via the coding sequence GTGACACAGTCACCAAGGGCACACGTCAAGATCGCCAGAATTCTGGTCGTGGATGACGACGAGATGGTTCGCTTCAGCCTTTGCAAGATTCTTGAGGGCCACGGCTTCGACGTGGTCTGCGCGAAGGATGTCAACGAGGCTCTGCTTCACATCAGCTCGGCGAAGTTCGATGTTCTGCTGAGTGATCTTCACATGCCCGGAGCCGGCGACGGCCTTACCGTTGTCAGTGCAATGCGACATGCTAATCCGGAAGCAGTGACGCTGCTGCTGAGTGCATTTCCAGAGATGTCTGCTGCCGCGAACGCTATCCTGATGCAAACCGATGAGATCCTCGTAAAGCCGATGAAAGTGGGCGATCTTGTCGAGGCGATCCAACAAAGGCTTGCGAAGGGTCCTCTCCATAAGCGCAGGGTTGAATCGCTTGGGGCGGTCCTGGAGAGAACAGCAGCGGATTGCATCGATGATTGGTTTGCAGCCGTTGAAACGGAGGCCGTTCTCACGGCGATCCCTCTTGACCGTAAGTTGCGTTGTGCTCACCTGCCACACTTATTTCGCGACCTGACACGTAGATTGCATGCGGACAAGCCGCTCGGAACGAAGGAACTGGTATCGACATCGGCTGTCCAGCACGGTATCGACCGTCGCCGTCAGGGCTACACCGCATCCATGATGGTTGAGGAGAGCCGCATCCTGCAGGTCAACATCTTTCACACTCTGCAGGAGAACGTAGGGGTACTGGACTTTAGCGTTTTGATGAAGGGCATCATGACCATCGCAGACGAAGTTGACTCACAGCTTAGCCAGACAATGAAAAGCTTTACGGCCGAGATGGAAAGTCTACCCATTCCAGTCTGGATGCAAGCTGCTTCAGACTCAGGCGAAGATGCGAAAGGTGTTGTAGCCCCATGA
- a CDS encoding ABC transporter ATP-binding protein, with protein MKKEHKDQVQPDPNMPAIAFSQVHKGFDSRKVLDDISFSIVTGETICILGRSGTGKSVALRLMIGLMKADSGTVTVMGEDVATLDAVGLSHMRRRMGFLFQSGALFDSFSVRDNLALPLRRLNKEKSEGEIKDAVEEALQQVGLEEEGEKMPSALSGGMQKRAGLARALVLQPQILLIDEPSSGLDRITACEINDLLLKIKTERHTTMAIVTHDIYGARRIGDKFVVLDETKLLAFGTPKELDERHDHRLNQFISEAGR; from the coding sequence ATGAAAAAAGAGCACAAAGACCAGGTTCAGCCCGATCCGAATATGCCCGCGATTGCCTTCTCTCAGGTCCATAAGGGCTTCGACAGCCGCAAGGTGCTTGACGATATTTCCTTCTCCATCGTCACGGGTGAGACCATCTGCATCCTTGGCCGTAGCGGTACCGGGAAAAGCGTCGCCCTTCGCCTCATGATTGGTCTGATGAAGGCCGATAGTGGCACGGTGACGGTCATGGGAGAAGACGTGGCCACACTCGATGCCGTGGGCCTTTCTCATATGCGCCGCAGAATGGGTTTTCTGTTTCAGAGCGGAGCCCTTTTTGATTCTTTTTCCGTCCGCGACAATCTGGCGCTTCCGTTGCGGCGCTTGAATAAGGAGAAATCCGAAGGCGAGATCAAGGACGCCGTCGAGGAAGCGCTCCAACAAGTCGGACTTGAAGAAGAGGGCGAAAAGATGCCCTCCGCTCTTTCAGGGGGTATGCAGAAACGCGCCGGTCTCGCACGCGCTCTCGTTCTTCAGCCACAGATCCTGCTCATCGACGAACCCAGTAGCGGCCTTGATCGCATCACCGCCTGTGAGATCAACGACCTCCTGCTTAAAATCAAAACTGAGCGCCACACCACCATGGCGATCGTCACCCACGATATCTACGGCGCGCGACGCATCGGAGACAAGTTCGTCGTGCTTGATGAAACCAAACTGCTTGCCTTCGGCACGCCGAAAGAGCTTGACGAGCGGCATGACCATCGTCTGAATCAATTCATCTCGGAGGCCGGGCGGTGA
- a CDS encoding MlaE family ABC transporter permease, which translates to MIARFFELFGKITLFGLAAIRDVFRPPFELFYFLQQLYEIGVGSLLLILTSGFALGVVMTLHTRGTLIQFGAESEIPTFQAMSFLNEIGPLVAALLIAGRVGAGIGAQLANMRATEQIDAIETLSIDSFKFLVVTRIVACTLMLPILTVFMDAAGILGGFASERVVSHLSFRLYFSRAFDGIAIANLIPPTLKTAVFGFLIGTISCFFGYTTDEGSDGVRRASTSSVVVSSLAVILADVILVKLIFFIFPDQAI; encoded by the coding sequence ATGATCGCCCGCTTTTTTGAGCTTTTTGGCAAAATTACGCTGTTCGGGCTTGCCGCCATCCGCGATGTCTTCCGGCCCCCGTTTGAGTTGTTCTATTTCCTGCAGCAGCTCTACGAAATCGGTGTCGGTTCACTTTTGCTTATCCTCACCTCCGGCTTCGCGCTCGGCGTAGTTATGACGCTTCATACCCGCGGCACCCTTATCCAGTTCGGGGCAGAGTCCGAGATTCCGACGTTTCAGGCCATGTCTTTCCTCAATGAGATTGGCCCGCTCGTCGCCGCGCTCCTCATCGCCGGTCGAGTCGGGGCAGGCATCGGCGCACAACTCGCCAATATGCGGGCCACCGAGCAGATCGACGCAATCGAAACCCTTTCTATCGACTCCTTCAAGTTTCTCGTTGTCACTCGCATTGTCGCCTGCACCCTCATGCTGCCGATCCTTACTGTTTTCATGGACGCCGCCGGCATCCTCGGCGGCTTCGCATCAGAGCGGGTGGTCTCACACCTTAGCTTTCGACTTTACTTCAGCCGTGCCTTCGATGGCATCGCCATCGCTAACTTGATCCCACCCACACTCAAAACTGCCGTTTTTGGCTTCCTCATCGGCACCATCTCCTGCTTTTTCGGATACACCACCGATGAAGGTTCCGATGGTGTTCGCCGGGCCTCCACCAGCAGTGTCGTCGTTTCCTCACTGGCCGTCATCCTTGCCGATGTCATCCTGGTCAAGCTCATCTTCTTCATATTCCCGGACCAGGCGATATGA